DNA sequence from the Cellulophaga sp. HaHaR_3_176 genome:
TGATAATTTTTTAAAATAATAATATTCATAATATATTCTATAGAACCAATTTTTTTTAGAGTTTGGAAATTCTATATATTTTATATTAGGAAAGTTGAATAAGTCTTTTGAATTTACTAGTGCTATTATTTCTAAAGAATCATTATTTATTTTGGATAACTGATTTAGAAAATCCTTCATAACAGAAAGAGGCCCAGCTTCAATTATATTAACTCCAGATATTACTATTACTTGTTTTTTCTGCATATGCCTAGATTAAATTTGAGCTATTCTGTTTGCTTGCTTGGCTAGATAAATAATAGATTAAAATCATTAAAATAAAACCTAACATCGTATAATGACCTTGCCTTAGAAAGCGTAATATTAAGAGTATTAAAACACCATTATTTATCGCCCACAAATTTTGTGTTATTACGTTGTCTTTAATATTATACTTTATTCTATTTTTAAAAATAGAAAACAATAATAGAAAGGTACCTATAAAACCAATTTCTACCAACATTCTAAATAATAGGCTATTTGCATCCTGTCTATTAATTTTGAAATTATTTCTCCAATTACTAGTGGGGATTACATTATTTAAATGTTTATCATAATTTAATTCATACGTTCCAATTCCGGTTCCTAAAAGAGGAGCCTCTTTAAGAGAGGCTTCAGTAATTTTAAAATTACTATAGAGAGCATATGTGCTCAAGTTTGTTTTTGCAACTTCTTTTGAAGTTACTTTTTTAGCTGTAAAAAGAGTATATGTTTCATCAACTCGAAATTTAACTGCTGGTATTTTATAAATTAAAAAAGAACTAACAAATAACCCAATTATTAGGCAAGCAAGAAAGATAGGTTTTTTATAAATCGGATATTTTGATAAGATTAAAACTAACATACTTAACAGAAGACCAAGTAGGCCTAATGTCGACTTTGCCATAAAAAGAATTACGATTAGAAAAATTGACCTTCGTAAAGAAAGTAAGTTTCCAATTCCGAATAGCCTAGCTACAGCTATGAAGATTACTGGCATAAATGCATAAGCCATAAATGAAGGTTCGTAAAACCAAGAGTGAAAACGTCCTCTAGGAGCATTTAACCTAATTCCTCCAGTGTCTAAGCCTAAATAAGAGTAATCTACTAAAAAAGTAAGGTTAGTTTTAGTCCCAATAAATTGTATAACTACTATTATACCAGCTAATGTTATAAGTAGTATATAGTCTTTAAAAATTTTTATGTAGTCAAATTTATATGAATTTAATAATAGGTATGAAAAAGTGAGTGTTATGGATATTAGAACTAATTGTTTAATTACTAAAAGATATGATTCAGCAGTTAATATCGTAATTATCAAAAATAAAATAAGACCAGTAATAAATAATAAGGTTTTTTTTTTATTTAAATTAACTGATTTATGCGTACAGGCATAATAAATTATATAAATAATCATCACAAGATAATTCAGTCTAAAATCAACACCAATGTCTATTGGTAAAAAAATATTATCCAATAGCACAAAGAATAATACAATTTTATTAATAATTGATTTCATACTTATATAACCTTGATTGGTTTATTTATTATGCTAATGCATCTAATAAGAATTTTTTGGAATCTGCGACTAACTCTTTTCTTTTTTTCTCTATTTTATTGTAATCAATTTCTTTTAGGTGAAGATCTTTATTAAAGTCATTTACGGAGTGAATGAATCTTTCTTCAATTCCTAAATTTGACATTAAAGTCAATTGTCTTCTATTTAAATCCTTCATAGTTTCTCTACCTAATA
Encoded proteins:
- a CDS encoding O-antigen ligase family protein, coding for MKSIINKIVLFFVLLDNIFLPIDIGVDFRLNYLVMIIYIIYYACTHKSVNLNKKKTLLFITGLILFLIITILTAESYLLVIKQLVLISITLTFSYLLLNSYKFDYIKIFKDYILLITLAGIIVVIQFIGTKTNLTFLVDYSYLGLDTGGIRLNAPRGRFHSWFYEPSFMAYAFMPVIFIAVARLFGIGNLLSLRRSIFLIVILFMAKSTLGLLGLLLSMLVLILSKYPIYKKPIFLACLIIGLFVSSFLIYKIPAVKFRVDETYTLFTAKKVTSKEVAKTNLSTYALYSNFKITEASLKEAPLLGTGIGTYELNYDKHLNNVIPTSNWRNNFKINRQDANSLLFRMLVEIGFIGTFLLLFSIFKNRIKYNIKDNVITQNLWAINNGVLILLILRFLRQGHYTMLGFILMILIYYLSSQASKQNSSNLI